One part of the Eptesicus fuscus isolate TK198812 chromosome 2, DD_ASM_mEF_20220401, whole genome shotgun sequence genome encodes these proteins:
- the ANKRD16 gene encoding ankyrin repeat domain-containing protein 16 isoform X1, whose protein sequence is MAAPGDARRFCRLVQEGRLCALREELQGAGPPSCPGPAGDTLLHCAARHGRRDILAYLAEAWDMDIEAANRDYKRPLHEAASMGHRDCVRYLLGRGAVVDCLKKADWTPLMMACTRKNLEVIQDLVEHGADPLLKNKDGWNSFHIASREGDPPILQYLLTVCPDAWKTESKINRTPLHTAAMHGCLEAVKVLLQRCQYEPDCRDKCGLTPFMDAIQCGHINIARLLLEKHKACICAEDSLGAQAIHRAAVTGQNEAIRFLVSELGIDVDVKATSTHLTALHYAAKEGHVSTVQMLISLGADINSKDERNRSEFVEERGGDREREIDWLSAPTDPGLDQACNQALHLACAGQHLACIEFLLRSGLRDSPDITGTLAQQLTRNTDILQCFSHSMTA, encoded by the exons ATGGCGGCGCCCGGGGACGCGAGGCGGTTCTGCAGGCTGGTGCAAGAAGGTCGGCTGTGCGCCCTGCGGGAGGAACTGCAGGGAGCGgggccccccagctgccccgggCCGGCGGGAGACACCCTGCTGCACTGCGCCGCCCGCCACGGTCGTCGGGACATCCTGGCCTATCTGGCCGAGGCCTGGGACATGGACATCGAGGCTGCCAACCGAGACTACAAGCGGCCGCTACACGAAGCTGCCTCCATGGGTCACCGGGACTGTGTGCGGTACCTGCTGGGCCGAGGAGCCGTGGTCGACTGCCTGAAGAAGGCTGACTG GACTCCTCTGATGATGGCTTGCACAAGGAAGAATCTCGAGGTGATCCAAGACCTTGTAGAACATGGTGCAGATCCGCTTCTGAAGAACAAAGATGGTTGGAACAGTTTCCACATTGCCAGCCGAGAAGGTGACCCTCCAATCCTTCAGTACTTGCTCACCGTTTGCCCAGATGCCTGGAAGACAGAGAGCAAAATTAACAGAACTCCTCTGCATACGGCAG CAATGCATGGCTGTTTAGAGGCAGTAAAGGTGCTTCTTCAGAG GTGTCAATATGAACCAGACTGCAGAGACAAGTGTGGCCTCACACCCTTTATGGATGCAATTCAATGTGGGCACATCAACATAGCCAGGCTGCTCCTCGAAAAACATAAG GCTTGCATTTGTGCTGAGGATTCCCTGGGGGCCCAGGCAATACACAGGGCAGCAGTCACTGGGCAAAATGAAGCCATCCGATTCTTGGTCTCTGAACTTGGCATTGATGTAGATGTGAAAGCAACATCAACCCACCTTACAGCACTTCATTATGCAGCTaag GAAGGACATGTGAGTACAGTTCAGATGCTCATTTCCTTGGGTGCTGACATCAACTCTAAAGATGAAAGAAATCGATCAG agtttgtggaagaaagggggggagatagagagagagaaatcgattGGTTGTCTGCCCCGACCGACCCTGgcctggatcaggcctgcaatcaag CCCTACACCTGGCCTGCGCGGGTCAGCACCTGGCCTGCATCGAGTTTCTTCTGcggtctgggctgagggactccccagaCATCACGGGTACCCTGGCTCAGCAGCTCACACGGAACACAGACATCCTTCAGTGCTTCAGCCACAGCATGACGGCATGA
- the ANKRD16 gene encoding ankyrin repeat domain-containing protein 16 isoform X2, which produces MAAPGDARRFCRLVQEGRLCALREELQGAGPPSCPGPAGDTLLHCAARHGRRDILAYLAEAWDMDIEAANRDYKRPLHEAASMGHRDCVRYLLGRGAVVDCLKKADWTPLMMACTRKNLEVIQDLVEHGADPLLKNKDGWNSFHIASREGDPPILQYLLTVCPDAWKTESKINRTPLHTAAMHGCLEAVKVLLQRCQYEPDCRDKCGLTPFMDAIQCGHINIARLLLEKHKACICAEDSLGAQAIHRAAVTGQNEAIRFLVSELGIDVDVKATSTHLTALHYAAKEGHVSTVQMLISLGADINSKDERNRSALHLACAGQHLACIEFLLRSGLRDSPDITGTLAQQLTRNTDILQCFSHSMTA; this is translated from the exons ATGGCGGCGCCCGGGGACGCGAGGCGGTTCTGCAGGCTGGTGCAAGAAGGTCGGCTGTGCGCCCTGCGGGAGGAACTGCAGGGAGCGgggccccccagctgccccgggCCGGCGGGAGACACCCTGCTGCACTGCGCCGCCCGCCACGGTCGTCGGGACATCCTGGCCTATCTGGCCGAGGCCTGGGACATGGACATCGAGGCTGCCAACCGAGACTACAAGCGGCCGCTACACGAAGCTGCCTCCATGGGTCACCGGGACTGTGTGCGGTACCTGCTGGGCCGAGGAGCCGTGGTCGACTGCCTGAAGAAGGCTGACTG GACTCCTCTGATGATGGCTTGCACAAGGAAGAATCTCGAGGTGATCCAAGACCTTGTAGAACATGGTGCAGATCCGCTTCTGAAGAACAAAGATGGTTGGAACAGTTTCCACATTGCCAGCCGAGAAGGTGACCCTCCAATCCTTCAGTACTTGCTCACCGTTTGCCCAGATGCCTGGAAGACAGAGAGCAAAATTAACAGAACTCCTCTGCATACGGCAG CAATGCATGGCTGTTTAGAGGCAGTAAAGGTGCTTCTTCAGAG GTGTCAATATGAACCAGACTGCAGAGACAAGTGTGGCCTCACACCCTTTATGGATGCAATTCAATGTGGGCACATCAACATAGCCAGGCTGCTCCTCGAAAAACATAAG GCTTGCATTTGTGCTGAGGATTCCCTGGGGGCCCAGGCAATACACAGGGCAGCAGTCACTGGGCAAAATGAAGCCATCCGATTCTTGGTCTCTGAACTTGGCATTGATGTAGATGTGAAAGCAACATCAACCCACCTTACAGCACTTCATTATGCAGCTaag GAAGGACATGTGAGTACAGTTCAGATGCTCATTTCCTTGGGTGCTGACATCAACTCTAAAGATGAAAGAAATCGATCAG CCCTACACCTGGCCTGCGCGGGTCAGCACCTGGCCTGCATCGAGTTTCTTCTGcggtctgggctgagggactccccagaCATCACGGGTACCCTGGCTCAGCAGCTCACACGGAACACAGACATCCTTCAGTGCTTCAGCCACAGCATGACGGCATGA